The sequence TATGGTTTACTCCAGTGCTGTCGGCGCTGGCGTAATTCTGCCGGGACAATCGCTCGACATCGAAATCATGGCACCACGTCGTGCACGCTTTAGCGTCAGTACTATGCTGGCCGGTAGTAACGATGCGCTGGCTGTCGTCAGCGGCACTCGTAGCGCGCACAATATGATGGCGGTGATTGATGCCGGTACCGAGATGAACAACGAGGATTGCGATTACATTCCAGGTCCACCTTGCGGCAATGGTAGCAATCAACGCACGGCTTCCGGTGAAGGTATGGTCAGCTATCACAACGGCGTACACGGCGTAGGCGATTTGGTACCTGCGGAAAACGATTGGCGTGGTTCTTTCGCTACGGTTCACATCGACAAGATGGACGACTGAACGGCGGCACGCTTCATGCGTCTAAAGGGGAAGTCATTCAGGCTTCCCCTTTTTTTATGCTAGACCAGATACTCAGTGTTCTCGTAGTGCTTGTCGTCGTCATTGACCCTGTCGGCCTGGCACCGATATTCGCCAGCCTCACCGTCGGCGCAAACGACCAGTACCGCCTGAAAATGGCGCGTCAAGGGGTATTGATTTCAGCCGGGATACTCATTGTATTTACGATTGCGGGTAGCCAGTTACTCGGCTGGCTCGGGATTGGTCTGGACGCTTTTCGTATTGCCGGCGGTTTTCTACTGTTCATGTTGTCTATTGATATGGTGTTCGCCAGACAATCCGGGCTGCGCTCAACAACCCATACGGAAGAAGTAGAGGCGCACGAAAGAGAAGACATTTCCGTTTTCCCCCTGGCAATTCCTCTGATCGCCGGACCGGGATCAATGACCACGCTGGTGTTAATGTTGCGTGAAAACAGTCGGCCTGAATCCTACTGGATCATACTCGGGGTGTTAATCGTGGTATTAATCATGACGTATTACGCACTACGCTTTTCTACAGCTATTATGAAACGCCTGGGCGAAACCGGCGCCAATGTTATCAGCCGTCTGCTCGGTGTTTTACTGTCGGCGCTGGCGGTGCAATACATTGTTGACGGCATCAAAGGCAGCCTGTTTGCCGCGTCTCCTATATAGTCTTATACTGCAACGCCCACTAAGCAGTCGTGCAAGGTTTCGAGTTACGTGCATTTTATTCTGTTAGCCATCATCTTCATCGCTGTCATCTTCGGCCCGCAAATGTGGGCCAAACGCACTTTTGCCCGTTATAGCAAGAATATTGCGAATATGCCTGGCACAGGCGGCGAGCTTGCGCGCCACCTGCTGGACAGATTTGATATGACTGATGTCAAACTGGAAACCACTGAACGTGGCGATCACTATGATCCATCGACAAAAACCGTCCGACTGTCACCAGCGAATTTCCAGGGTCGTTCCCTGACCGCCATTTCCGTGGCCGCTCACGAAGTCGGACACGCCATACAGCACAAACAAAACAGCCCGCTATTGAAAACGCGAACACGATTGGTCATGCTGGCCAATGCCGCCGAACGCTTCGGTTCACTGTTTATGATTGCGATACCGTTTATTACAGCCGCCACCCGTGCACCATCAACCGGGCTGGTAATGTTTGTGGTGGGATTTATCAGTATCGGCCTGGCAGTGCTGGTGCATTTGATTACATTGCCCGTGGAACTCGACGCCAGTTTCAATAAGGCCTTGCCGGTATTGAAAGAAGGGAATTATATCCAAGCGCCTCATGAAGCGGCCGTTCGGCGCATACTCAAGGCTGCGGCCTATACCTATGTAGCGCAATCTCTGGCGGGAATTCTAAATCTTGCTCGCTGGATTGCGGTGTTGAGACGTCGTGGTTAGCGACGGTTTGAACCTGCCCCGATATAAGCGCTAGCACTTCACAACGACGAGCGGTATTAACATCTCGTCTTCGCTCAGACCGCCATGCACGCCAATTTGCGTAAAAGGCTTTTCGGACAGCAAACGATCTTTGATGACGTAATTGCCTTTCAATAACAACACGAAATCGCCTACGCGTTCTTTGAGCAATGCATTGGCCTCACCCAAGCCAAAGTATCCGTCATCAATCAATTGTTGCGCGGACACGCAATCACAATATTGTCCGAGCTGGGTTTCGCACAGATCGGCAAACATCGACATCGCCTCTGGTTTTACATAGCAATAACAGGCGCGGGGTTCACCACATAACGGTATACGTAAACACTGTGCGATTTCCGGATAGTCTTCGATGCGTATGACGTATTCGGGCGCGGTGTCTATCAAGCCGTGATCGGCGGTAACGACAATGAGTGTATTGCTACCCGCTAAGCGAGTCGCCAGTTGTTCCAGTCCTTGATCGAGGTCATTGAAATGTTTATGGGTGTTTTGATGGTAAACACCATAGGTATGACACAAACCGTCGAACTCCGGCCAATAGGCAAAGATATATTTCTTATCCTTGTCCGCGGTAATCGTCTGTTCGATTTCGGAATAGAACTCCTGAAGACTGGCATACCCTTTACGTTTTGCGCCGCGCGTCATGCCCACGCTGTAATCTGAATCAACGATGTAATTATGGTTGATCACGTAACTATCGCGTTTCAATTCGGAATAGAAAGGCTGCGCGCCCATCAATTGATTGATAGTAATGTTCTGACGACTAAACACCTCGCCACCGATGCGCGGTTTGAAAGGTAGCAAAGCCGCCACGGTAGCAAGCTCCCGCCAGTACACAAACCAACCCGTCGCCGTGTGTTGTTGCGCCGCCGTTCCGGTATTCACCGTGGAAATCGCTGTAGATGTGGTGGAAGGAAAAACGGAAGTCAGACTGCCTATACAATGTTTGTTAATAAAACTCTGATCGCCATGTCGGCGTAGGCTATTGTAACCAAGCCCATCCAACAGCATGAAAACAATATTGTCGTAGCCTTCGATCTCGTGGGGTGCCAGCAAAGACGCCGTTGGATAATGATCAATCTTTCCACCCATAGCGACGCGCAAGGACGATATAAGATTGACCAGGCTTCCGGCGCTATAATCTGGCAATACGTTTTTCATTCGCTGTCTGCTTATTTCATTGAAGCAAGCGTGCTTGCGGCTTCGTGTATTAGATCGGGTCCGCGATAAATCATTCCTGAGTACACCTGCACCAGGCTCGCACCCGCTTGTATTTTCTCCCTGGCATCCTCGCCCGACAAAATGCCACCGACGCCAATAATCGGCAACCGACCTTGCAGGGTTTTGTTCAAGACCTTAATCACATGAGTCGACTTTTCTCGCACAGGCGCACCACTCAGGCCACCTTGTTCCCTGCCATGTTCTAGCGCATCTACGCTGTGTTTGTCGATCGTGGTATTGGTCGCTATTACACCATCTATTTCATTATCTATCAAAAACTGCGCGATCGCGGTAACCTCCGCATCTGTCAGATCAGGCGCGATTTTGATCGCAATCGGAATATACTTGCCGTGAGTTTTACTCAACTCGCGCTGCTCACTTTTCAATGCACTAAGCAGTCCACCCATTTCCTCCGCCTGTTGGAGCTGGCGTAGATTCTTGGTATTTGGCGACGAAATATTCACCACGATATAGCTCGCCTGCGCATAGACTTTACGTAAACAAATCAAGTAGTCGTCTACCGCTTTTTCAATCGGCGTATCAAAGTTTTTTCCGATATTGATACCCAGGACGCCATGATAAGAGGCCCGTTTGACTTGTTGCAGCAGGTAATCGACACCCTTGTTATTAAATCCCATACGATTGATGATGGCCTGCGCCTCGGGTAGACGAAACATACGCGGCCTGGGATTGCCCGGTTGAGGACGTGGCGTGACCGTGCCCATTTCGACAAAGCCAAAGCCAAGACTCGCCAGGGCATCGAGATACTCTGCATTCTTATCCAGTCCCGCCGCCAGACCAACACGATTGGGAAAAGCAATCCCCATGACTTCTATCGGATCTTCCACGCGGGATTTTGCCAGTACGCCCTGAAGTCCGATTTCGTAGGCGAACTTCAAACTTTTTAACGTGAAATGGTGAGCCTTTTCCGCGTCCATACGGAAAAGCACGGGACGAACAATCGAATACACAACACACCTGAACTTGACGGAAAGAGGCGAGTATAGCATTTTAAGCGCCCAAAACCGTATGTGGGAAACGTAATGCAGGAAACCATCATCGATCTCATCCGTCATGGCGAGCCCGTCGGCGGCAGTCGTTACCGTGGTCACAACATTGATGACCCCTTAAGTGAAAAGGGCTGGCAACAAATGTGGTCGGCCGTTGGTAAGCGCCAACAATGGCAACATATCATCAGCTCTCCCATGCAACGCTGCCGGGACTTTGCCGAGGCACTGGCGCAAAAACAGCAGCTCTATACCGTGGTCGTTGAAGATCTGAAAGAAATCGGATTTGGCAGTTGGGAAGGCAAAACCAGGCAGGAAGTGAAAACGGAATTCGGCGAAGCCTACAACGCCTTTTATCAAGACCCAGTAAACGCCCGCCCCCAGGGCGCGGAAAATCTCGACAGTTTTATTTCCCGGGTATGTCGCGCCTATGATGATGTCGTCGCCAAAACCTCAGGAAAACATAGTTTGATCGTTGCCCATGCAGGCGTCATACGCGCCATCGTCGCGCATACGGTATGTGCTGCGCCGAGAGGACTATATAACATCCAGATCGACAATGGCGGCATCACACGTATACAGCATGGAAAGTATGGCGCCAGCCTGTTATTTCTGAACAGAAAACTGGAGGACTAATTCAGTTTTCTATCGTGTCCACACCGTTGTTCTGCCGATAAGCGATATGCCGATATAGCCCCGAACATTCAAGACGCGATCATTTTCCAAGGTCATTTTACACGAATAGGTTTTGCCATTTTCAGGGTCGTAGATTTCACCGTCTTCCCACACCCTGTCTCCCTCATATGCAAACCCTTTCATGATCTGCAATCCGATCAAGGGCTTGTCATGTTGCGTTGGGTCGGGATTTTTCAAATCCGTCTTTGCTTGTCCCGCGCGTTCATGGTCGCTTTCAAAATTCGGTTTTTTCAACCAGACTATCTTGCCGCAAAAACGGTCTCCACATTTATATATTTCGATACGCGATTTTTCTTCCGGCGTCGACCACTCACCAATCACATCGTCAGCGCCTTGCGCGAAAATCGTCGGCATGTAAAACACGCCTATTATCAAAACCAGGTATTTGATCATCGAATTCCCCTAAAAATCCTTGTCAGGAAAAGAACCACTAATTTCGTCATGACGAACGACACTAAATAAGCCTGACTTCAATACGCTAACAGGTGAGTGAGAGCAGAAAAAAAACACGCGCCGGGCTTGCAAACCAAAACAGGTATCGCGAATTTTCAACTCTGCTATCGCTCACGAGATAGCAACAGAGAAGGCTATTTATTCACCGTCCAGCATCTCTGCTTTTTCGATAAGAACATCCTCTGCCGGCACATCTTGATGTCCCATACGTGACGTGGTGGCGACAGTCTTAATTTCGTTTACCACATCCATGCCGTCGACGACTCTGCCAAATACGGCATAGCCCCAACCATCACGCGTTTCAGAACGGAAATTCAAAAAATCATTGTCTTTGACATTGATAAAGAATTGCGCCGAAGCGGAATGCGGGTCCATGGTTCTCGCCATAGCGATCGTACCGTTGTCATTGCCAAGACCGTTATTGGCTTCGTTCTTGATTGGGTCACGAGTTTTTTTCTGCTGCATACCAGGCTCGAAACCGCCACCCTGGATCATAAAACCATTGATAATGCGATGGAAAATAGTGCCATCATAGTGCCCATCTCGCACATATTGCTCAAAATTTTCACAAGTAGCAGGCGCCTTTTCATTGTCCAGTTCGATCACAATTGACCCCATACTGGTATTCATTCTGATTTTACTCATTTCCTAGCCCTTATAGATTCATGGCTAATGCGCTAAACGC is a genomic window of Gammaproteobacteria bacterium containing:
- a CDS encoding spondin domain-containing protein, translated to MTKSILALALSFGLIANAAQAGDDMETFKITVTNGSLHQILTPPLVVAHKRGFHLYHVGQAASEGLGIQAETGDPSMLKSEAEANGMVYSSAVGAGVILPGQSLDIEIMAPRRARFSVSTMLAGSNDALAVVSGTRSAHNMMAVIDAGTEMNNEDCDYIPGPPCGNGSNQRTASGEGMVSYHNGVHGVGDLVPAENDWRGSFATVHIDKMDD
- a CDS encoding MarC family protein — encoded protein: MAWFFRYGSHRQDGRLNGGTLHASKGEVIQASPFFMLDQILSVLVVLVVVIDPVGLAPIFASLTVGANDQYRLKMARQGVLISAGILIVFTIAGSQLLGWLGIGLDAFRIAGGFLLFMLSIDMVFARQSGLRSTTHTEEVEAHEREDISVFPLAIPLIAGPGSMTTLVLMLRENSRPESYWIILGVLIVVLIMTYYALRFSTAIMKRLGETGANVISRLLGVLLSALAVQYIVDGIKGSLFAASPI
- a CDS encoding zinc metallopeptidase; protein product: MHFILLAIIFIAVIFGPQMWAKRTFARYSKNIANMPGTGGELARHLLDRFDMTDVKLETTERGDHYDPSTKTVRLSPANFQGRSLTAISVAAHEVGHAIQHKQNSPLLKTRTRLVMLANAAERFGSLFMIAIPFITAATRAPSTGLVMFVVGFISIGLAVLVHLITLPVELDASFNKALPVLKEGNYIQAPHEAAVRRILKAAAYTYVAQSLAGILNLARWIAVLRRRG
- a CDS encoding alkaline phosphatase family protein, which produces MKNVLPDYSAGSLVNLISSLRVAMGGKIDHYPTASLLAPHEIEGYDNIVFMLLDGLGYNSLRRHGDQSFINKHCIGSLTSVFPSTTSTAISTVNTGTAAQQHTATGWFVYWRELATVAALLPFKPRIGGEVFSRQNITINQLMGAQPFYSELKRDSYVINHNYIVDSDYSVGMTRGAKRKGYASLQEFYSEIEQTITADKDKKYIFAYWPEFDGLCHTYGVYHQNTHKHFNDLDQGLEQLATRLAGSNTLIVVTADHGLIDTAPEYVIRIEDYPEIAQCLRIPLCGEPRACYCYVKPEAMSMFADLCETQLGQYCDCVSAQQLIDDGYFGLGEANALLKERVGDFVLLLKGNYVIKDRLLSEKPFTQIGVHGGLSEDEMLIPLVVVKC
- a CDS encoding quinone-dependent dihydroorotate dehydrogenase — translated: MLYSPLSVKFRCVVYSIVRPVLFRMDAEKAHHFTLKSLKFAYEIGLQGVLAKSRVEDPIEVMGIAFPNRVGLAAGLDKNAEYLDALASLGFGFVEMGTVTPRPQPGNPRPRMFRLPEAQAIINRMGFNNKGVDYLLQQVKRASYHGVLGINIGKNFDTPIEKAVDDYLICLRKVYAQASYIVVNISSPNTKNLRQLQQAEEMGGLLSALKSEQRELSKTHGKYIPIAIKIAPDLTDAEVTAIAQFLIDNEIDGVIATNTTIDKHSVDALEHGREQGGLSGAPVREKSTHVIKVLNKTLQGRLPIIGVGGILSGEDAREKIQAGASLVQVYSGMIYRGPDLIHEAASTLASMK
- a CDS encoding histidine phosphatase family protein gives rise to the protein MQETIIDLIRHGEPVGGSRYRGHNIDDPLSEKGWQQMWSAVGKRQQWQHIISSPMQRCRDFAEALAQKQQLYTVVVEDLKEIGFGSWEGKTRQEVKTEFGEAYNAFYQDPVNARPQGAENLDSFISRVCRAYDDVVAKTSGKHSLIVAHAGVIRAIVAHTVCAAPRGLYNIQIDNGGITRIQHGKYGASLLFLNRKLED
- a CDS encoding DUF2147 domain-containing protein; this encodes MIKYLVLIIGVFYMPTIFAQGADDVIGEWSTPEEKSRIEIYKCGDRFCGKIVWLKKPNFESDHERAGQAKTDLKNPDPTQHDKPLIGLQIMKGFAYEGDRVWEDGEIYDPENGKTYSCKMTLENDRVLNVRGYIGISLIGRTTVWTR
- a CDS encoding peptidylprolyl isomerase encodes the protein MSKIRMNTSMGSIVIELDNEKAPATCENFEQYVRDGHYDGTIFHRIINGFMIQGGGFEPGMQQKKTRDPIKNEANNGLGNDNGTIAMARTMDPHSASAQFFINVKDNDFLNFRSETRDGWGYAVFGRVVDGMDVVNEIKTVATTSRMGHQDVPAEDVLIEKAEMLDGE